A single window of Paenibacillus sp. FSL H8-0537 DNA harbors:
- a CDS encoding Ig-like domain-containing protein — MKNKNQNRLGRAKKIITLTAASTQIANIFAPFVMHAAPRAPLAAPALMSTVTEVTYSPGLIYSLSSSSSLELTQYSPIYSGIPVDSNLTLSFNDSFELGDGIISIRRYNDDFSEQFFNIASGVIHGAAITFSGNSVVIDPDVDLNENTSYYVYISSGAFVSSNGTAFSGVSPYSWTFMTEDTTPPVLISTTPGSGIVSQYDPYYLTFNESVQLGYGQIQIIKQGEVIPEYVISISGSEVSNANYYFYTDDHQVEFLPYFNLDEDTSYYVNITSGAFTDWSSNAYGGLLDPTSWQFTTTHEDPYVRYMEQNLEMNLRNDTDLTFHFNKPMLFADGFITIKNAQNNSVYQQFVISSGNIHGATAAISSSGYSFTLNPDMDFEDFTTYYVNFSSGAFTDLNGRPSFGLFNTKMSFTTGDFTPPEAIATYPMNSGLSSIYGYYDITFNEDVKFGYGEIQFFKQGDNLPVGTITISGNNMYNGDYYSYSKSYYTFYPNFSFEDGTSYYINITSGAFVDLHGNNYRGINDTTSWNFTTIMENPFIEYFSLRGLSELQPNVNLTFTFNELVQLSNGAISIMRADNQSVARQFLVSSGVIQGATATFSGTSLTIDPYLNLDSSTDYYLNISSGTFVDLKGNLFSGLTHSRWGFSTGDFAPPSIVNTYPNGNEVSIYDKISLDFNEKIKLGHGNIQLFEKGTNALLHTITVDGDNVSNARFFSYNGKRADFYLEFLLEQDTQYYITADPNVFLDLDNNPFDGILDSDIWSFKTADVRPFLTNNEPNNLSGLPIDTNLTFYFNETVQLNNGAISLIRQQDGSVAQEFVISSGHINGAAVSFSGRTMTLNPDFDLENATSYFVKISSGSFIDTTGNLFSGTDFSSWYFSIGDFESPVIVSGSPMSDNTYLDEPISFNFNENIKLGYGEIQIFKQGAVTPDHIITISGNHVSNAYFYRANAAKENTAYFLPYFTLDQDSSYYIHVTSGAFVDKSNNKFTGLLDSTTWNFTTIDVSPYLLRYYPSDLSGLPADTNLFFYFSEPTQLANGEITLRREQDGTIAREFTISSGPINGATIFYSGNTMILDPDFDLEELTSYYVQISSGSFVDLKNNPFSGLYHSSWSFSVGDFSPPVMLDASPISGAAALKGPYSFIFNEDIELGYGEIQFFKQGEVTPVHTISISGDTVSNAVFYRSSGNTAYFHPHFVLDQSTDYYVHVTSGTFVDLYNNQFAGLLDSTTWSFTTVDYEPYLAEISVSYESNLPVDTNITLSFSEDIRLAHGIISLINKQNNNVAREFIISSGLISNAAFSLSGNILVLDPDADLNDSTEYFISITSGAFVDLNGNPSRMFYDTNMSFKTGDFTAPTIVSVSPVSDNTYLDEAISFNFNENIKLGYGEIQIFKQGAVTPDHIITISGNQVSNAYFYRANAAEENTAYFLPYFTLDQDSSYYIHVTSGAFVDKSNNKFTGLLDSTTWNFTTINVSPYLLNYYPTAISGLPIDTNLTFYFSEYVNLAKGNVAIIRAADDSVAQQFTISSGQIQGAAISFSGSTMTLDPNLNLEPSTSYYIQISSGAFVDIKGKPFSGLHTSNWNFTTANLTPPALVFTSPMNEDAAYYGPYSFAFDEDVKLGQGEIQFFKQGETVPVQTISIANNQATHASFEQYSGRVFYFYPEFLLEQDTRYYVNITSGTFVDLSSTPFTGLLDSTTWSFTTYNEAPYLTDYSPSNLSGLPVDTNLTFYFSEYVNLANGNVSIVRAADDSVAQQFTISSGQIQGAAISFSGNVMTLDPNLDLEQDTTYYVQISSGAFVDIKGKPFSGFYHLDWSFTIGDFTPPALVSTSPVSGNVSNYEPLSLAFNEEVKLGHGEIQIFKQGEATPAHTISIANNKVNNAYYEQVSGRFFSFNPFFHLEQDTNYYIHITSGTFVDLSNNLFAGLLDSTSWSFTTIDEKPSLWYYSPRQESGIPIDTNLSFYFSEPIKLANGSISLIRERDDSVAQEFVISSGHINGAAVTFSGNLMTLDPDTNLDSSTSYYVTITSGAFSDLKGQLFSGFPASHWSFTTGDFTPPVVVYTSPVSNEASYYGPYSVTFNESVELGQGEIQIFKQGESAPVQVISIANNQAINATFDHYSGGYFNFYPEFGLEQDTSYYVHITSGTFVDLSSNPFMGLLDSTTWSFTTYNDAPYLTGFSPSNLSGLPVDTNLTFYFSEYVNLANGNVSIVRAADDSVAQQFTISSGQIQGAAISFSGNAMTLDPNLNLEPSTSYYVQISSGAFVDIKGKPFSGLHHSYWNFTTAAQTNNGGNNGGNTGGSQPSQPSPTTTPSNPVVVSSEAAPVIPNSAQANVVAAPFKTGQEKSITLPAGQTSSSALVYYYDDKYKKWIALPTQHDGNTLTANMPPESWVAVMDNPAVYQPVDTVSNWANEDIMKLMSLNIIQGYEDQTFKPNQVTNRYEMAVMVAKVLGLPLDNTNASMLNSLPDSGSIPEWAKPAVAALLQNNIMLGSAQGFQGSESITRAQLAAMLGRILPEAQNNTASSFKDQSTIPAWASDGIQKAIELGIFKGYPDGSFQPDKTLTRAEMAAVITRLMDYLIQQPNQ; from the coding sequence ATTATTAAACAAGGCGAAGTCATTCCTGAATATGTCATATCCATATCTGGCAGCGAAGTAAGTAATGCCAATTATTATTTTTATACAGATGACCATCAAGTCGAATTTTTACCTTATTTTAATTTAGATGAAGATACCTCCTATTATGTGAATATTACATCAGGCGCCTTTACAGATTGGAGTTCTAATGCCTACGGCGGTCTGCTAGACCCAACCTCTTGGCAGTTTACAACCACGCATGAGGATCCTTATGTTAGATATATGGAGCAGAATTTGGAAATGAATCTCCGTAACGACACGGATCTCACTTTCCACTTTAATAAACCTATGCTGTTTGCAGATGGCTTTATTACGATTAAAAATGCACAAAATAATTCGGTGTACCAGCAGTTTGTTATTTCAAGCGGAAACATTCATGGGGCAACTGCAGCTATTTCTTCCAGTGGTTATTCTTTCACCCTTAATCCAGACATGGACTTTGAAGATTTTACAACCTATTATGTTAATTTCTCCAGCGGAGCTTTTACTGATTTAAATGGCCGTCCTTCCTTTGGATTGTTTAATACTAAAATGAGCTTTACTACAGGAGATTTTACCCCTCCAGAAGCCATTGCAACTTATCCGATGAACAGTGGATTATCATCAATTTATGGATATTATGATATCACTTTTAATGAGGACGTTAAATTTGGATATGGAGAGATTCAGTTTTTCAAACAAGGGGACAATCTTCCTGTCGGTACAATCACCATATCCGGAAACAATATGTACAATGGAGACTACTATTCGTATAGTAAAAGCTACTATACCTTCTACCCTAACTTTAGTTTCGAAGATGGCACTTCTTATTATATAAATATCACTTCAGGCGCTTTTGTGGACTTACATGGCAATAACTATAGAGGGATCAATGATACAACTTCTTGGAACTTCACAACAATAATGGAAAACCCCTTTATAGAGTATTTCTCGCTACGAGGTCTAAGTGAGCTCCAGCCTAATGTCAATTTAACATTTACATTTAACGAATTGGTACAACTATCTAATGGTGCCATCTCTATAATGCGTGCCGATAATCAATCCGTTGCTAGGCAATTTCTTGTCTCCAGCGGTGTTATTCAAGGTGCAACTGCGACTTTCAGCGGTACATCCTTGACAATCGATCCGTACCTTAATCTAGACAGTTCGACTGATTATTATCTTAATATTTCCAGCGGTACTTTTGTAGATCTTAAAGGGAACTTGTTCTCTGGTCTAACACACTCACGTTGGGGTTTCTCGACTGGTGATTTTGCGCCTCCATCTATTGTTAATACTTATCCAAATGGAAACGAAGTATCCATCTATGACAAGATTAGCTTAGATTTTAATGAAAAAATTAAACTGGGACATGGAAATATACAATTATTCGAAAAAGGCACCAACGCCCTTCTCCATACAATTACGGTTGACGGAGACAATGTTTCTAATGCCAGATTCTTTTCTTACAACGGGAAACGGGCCGACTTTTATTTAGAGTTTCTTTTGGAACAAGATACACAGTATTATATTACAGCTGATCCGAATGTCTTTTTAGATTTAGATAATAATCCTTTTGATGGAATATTAGATTCCGATATCTGGAGTTTTAAAACAGCGGATGTTCGTCCATTTCTAACAAACAACGAGCCTAACAATCTTTCCGGACTACCAATTGACACCAATCTCACTTTTTATTTTAATGAGACTGTACAACTAAACAACGGTGCCATTTCCTTAATCCGACAACAGGACGGCTCTGTAGCACAAGAATTTGTCATTTCGAGCGGTCACATTAACGGTGCTGCCGTTTCCTTCAGCGGTCGTACAATGACGCTTAATCCTGATTTTGATTTGGAAAACGCCACAAGCTACTTTGTTAAAATATCCAGTGGTTCTTTTATAGATACTACGGGAAATCTTTTTTCGGGAACAGATTTTAGCAGTTGGTATTTTTCTATTGGAGATTTTGAATCGCCAGTTATCGTTTCCGGTTCTCCTATGAGCGATAACACTTATCTTGACGAACCCATCTCTTTTAATTTCAACGAAAATATTAAGTTAGGTTATGGAGAAATTCAAATTTTCAAACAAGGAGCCGTTACTCCTGATCACATTATTACGATTTCAGGTAATCATGTATCAAACGCCTACTTTTATCGCGCAAATGCAGCAAAAGAAAATACAGCCTATTTCTTGCCCTATTTTACACTCGATCAAGATTCGAGCTATTATATCCATGTTACCTCTGGTGCTTTTGTCGATAAAAGTAATAACAAATTCACTGGGTTGCTTGATTCAACGACCTGGAATTTTACAACCATTGATGTATCGCCTTATTTGTTGAGATATTACCCAAGCGATCTTTCAGGACTGCCTGCTGACACGAATCTTTTCTTCTACTTCAGTGAGCCAACGCAGCTTGCTAATGGAGAAATAACCTTGAGACGCGAGCAGGATGGCACAATTGCAAGAGAGTTTACGATTTCCAGCGGTCCTATCAACGGCGCTACTATTTTCTATAGCGGTAATACGATGATTTTAGATCCTGATTTCGATTTGGAAGAGTTGACCAGCTACTATGTTCAGATTTCAAGCGGTTCCTTTGTCGACCTTAAAAACAATCCGTTCTCAGGGCTATATCATTCATCGTGGTCTTTCTCTGTTGGAGATTTCTCACCACCAGTCATGTTGGACGCTTCGCCTATTAGTGGTGCTGCCGCATTGAAAGGTCCTTACTCCTTTATTTTTAATGAGGATATCGAATTAGGCTATGGAGAAATTCAATTTTTCAAACAAGGTGAAGTCACGCCTGTTCATACGATTTCGATTTCTGGAGATACGGTCAGCAATGCTGTGTTTTATCGCAGCTCCGGCAATACTGCTTATTTCCATCCTCATTTTGTACTGGATCAATCCACGGATTATTATGTTCATGTGACATCCGGCACATTTGTAGACTTATATAATAATCAGTTTGCTGGCCTGCTCGATTCTACAACTTGGAGCTTTACAACAGTTGATTATGAGCCCTATTTAGCAGAAATCTCTGTGAGCTATGAATCTAATTTACCGGTAGATACTAATATTACTTTGAGTTTTAGTGAAGACATCCGATTAGCTCATGGTATTATTTCTCTTATCAACAAGCAGAACAATAATGTCGCTCGTGAATTTATCATTTCAAGCGGTCTCATTAGTAATGCTGCCTTTTCCTTGAGCGGAAATATATTGGTTTTGGATCCTGATGCGGATCTTAACGATTCTACTGAGTATTTTATTTCTATTACAAGCGGGGCTTTCGTTGATCTGAACGGTAATCCTTCTAGAATGTTTTACGACACTAATATGAGCTTTAAAACAGGTGATTTCACAGCACCAACTATCGTTTCTGTTTCTCCTGTGAGCGATAACACTTATCTTGACGAAGCCATCTCTTTTAATTTTAACGAAAATATTAAGTTAGGTTATGGAGAAATTCAAATTTTCAAACAAGGAGCCGTTACTCCTGATCACATTATTACGATTTCAGGTAATCAGGTATCAAACGCCTACTTTTATCGCGCAAATGCAGCAGAAGAAAATACGGCCTATTTCTTGCCCTATTTTACACTCGATCAAGATTCGAGCTATTACATCCATGTTACCTCTGGTGCTTTTGTCGATAAAAGTAATAACAAATTCACTGGGTTGCTTGATTCAACGACCTGGAATTTTACAACCATTAATGTATCGCCATATTTGTTGAATTATTATCCAACTGCCATTTCGGGACTGCCTATTGACACGAACCTTACTTTCTATTTCAGTGAGTATGTTAATCTCGCTAAAGGCAACGTCGCAATCATTCGGGCAGCAGATGATTCCGTTGCGCAGCAGTTCACCATTTCCAGCGGGCAAATTCAAGGGGCGGCTATTTCCTTTAGCGGCAGTACGATGACCCTTGACCCAAATCTGAACTTGGAGCCGTCAACATCCTACTACATTCAGATTTCCAGCGGGGCCTTTGTCGATATAAAAGGCAAGCCTTTCTCTGGCTTGCATACTTCAAACTGGAATTTCACAACTGCTAATTTGACGCCGCCAGCTCTTGTCTTCACTTCTCCTATGAATGAAGACGCCGCTTATTACGGGCCATATTCCTTTGCCTTTGATGAAGATGTCAAGCTAGGACAGGGTGAAATTCAATTTTTCAAGCAAGGAGAAACTGTACCTGTACAGACCATTTCCATTGCTAATAATCAAGCTACTCATGCTTCCTTTGAGCAATATTCCGGGAGAGTTTTCTACTTCTACCCAGAATTTCTATTGGAGCAGGATACACGCTATTATGTCAACATTACTTCCGGTACGTTTGTCGATCTCAGCAGCACTCCGTTCACAGGTCTGCTAGACTCCACTACTTGGAGCTTTACAACTTATAACGAAGCACCTTATCTCACAGACTACAGCCCAAGCAATCTTTCCGGCTTGCCTGTAGATACCAATCTCACTTTCTATTTCAGTGAGTATGTTAATCTCGCTAATGGTAACGTCTCTATCGTTCGGGCAGCAGATGATTCGGTTGCACAGCAGTTCACCATTTCCAGCGGACAAATTCAAGGAGCGGCTATTTCCTTCAGCGGCAATGTGATGACCCTTGATCCGAATCTGGACTTGGAGCAGGATACGACTTACTATGTTCAAATTTCTAGCGGGGCCTTTGTCGATATAAAAGGCAAGCCTTTCTCTGGTTTTTATCATTTGGACTGGAGCTTTACTATCGGTGATTTCACACCTCCGGCTCTTGTATCCACGTCTCCGGTGAGTGGCAATGTTTCTAATTATGAGCCTTTATCCCTTGCCTTCAATGAGGAGGTCAAGCTTGGTCACGGTGAAATTCAGATTTTCAAACAAGGAGAAGCGACGCCTGCACACACCATATCTATTGCCAACAATAAGGTTAACAATGCTTATTACGAGCAGGTTTCTGGTCGATTTTTCTCTTTTAATCCATTTTTCCACCTTGAACAAGATACAAACTACTATATTCATATTACTTCTGGGACCTTTGTCGATCTCAGCAACAATCTATTCGCTGGGTTGTTAGATTCCACTTCTTGGAGCTTTACGACAATTGATGAGAAGCCATCTTTATGGTACTATTCACCACGCCAAGAATCTGGCATCCCTATCGACACGAACTTATCATTCTATTTTAGCGAGCCTATAAAACTTGCCAACGGCTCTATTTCCCTGATTCGGGAGAGAGATGATTCTGTTGCACAGGAGTTCGTCATTTCCAGCGGGCACATTAATGGCGCTGCAGTTACCTTCAGTGGCAATCTGATGACCCTTGATCCTGATACCAATTTGGATAGTTCTACCTCCTACTATGTCACGATTACTAGCGGTGCCTTTAGCGACCTGAAAGGCCAACTATTCTCTGGCTTCCCTGCCTCCCATTGGAGCTTTACAACCGGCGATTTCACACCGCCAGTTGTAGTCTATACTTCGCCAGTAAGTAATGAGGCATCCTATTACGGACCGTATTCTGTGACCTTCAATGAGAGCGTGGAGCTGGGACAAGGCGAAATTCAAATCTTTAAGCAGGGAGAGTCTGCACCTGTGCAGGTCATTTCCATTGCTAATAATCAGGCCATTAATGCTACTTTCGATCATTATTCCGGTGGTTATTTCAATTTCTATCCCGAATTTGGATTGGAGCAGGATACGAGCTATTATGTTCACATTACTTCCGGAACGTTCGTCGATCTCAGCAGTAATCCGTTCATGGGCTTGCTAGACTCTACTACTTGGAGCTTTACAACTTATAACGATGCACCCTATCTCACAGGCTTCAGCCCAAGCAATCTTTCCGGCTTGCCTGTAGATACCAATCTCACTTTCTATTTCAGTGAGTATGTTAATCTCGCTAATGGTAACGTCTCTATCGTTCGGGCAGCAGATGATTCGGTTGCGCAGCAGTTCACCATTTCCAGCGGGCAAATTCAAGGGGCCGCTATTTCCTTCAGCGGCAATGCGATGACCCTTGACCCAAATCTGAACTTGGAGCCGTCAACATCCTACTACGTTCAGATTTCTAGCGGAGCCTTTGTCGATATAAAAGGCAAGCCTTTCTCTGGCTTGCATCATTCGTACTGGAACTTCACGACGGCTGCCCAAACCAATAACGGAGGAAATAACGGTGGAAATACTGGCGGCAGTCAACCGAGTCAGCCAAGCCCAACAACGACACCATCCAATCCTGTAGTCGTCTCAAGCGAAGCTGCACCAGTAATTCCAAATTCTGCGCAGGCTAATGTAGTAGCTGCACCATTTAAAACTGGACAAGAAAAAAGCATTACTTTGCCTGCCGGTCAGACTAGTTCATCCGCTCTTGTATACTACTACGATGATAAATACAAGAAATGGATTGCACTTCCTACGCAGCATGATGGCAATACGCTCACTGCCAATATGCCTCCAGAAAGCTGGGTTGCCGTTATGGACAATCCAGCGGTCTATCAGCCCGTAGATACAGTAAGCAATTGGGCCAATGAAGACATAATGAAGCTAATGAGCTTAAATATCATTCAAGGCTACGAGGATCAAACCTTCAAGCCTAATCAAGTGACCAACCGCTATGAAATGGCTGTTATGGTGGCGAAGGTACTCGGCTTGCCGCTGGATAACACAAATGCATCAATGCTAAACAGCCTTCCCGACTCTGGCAGCATTCCAGAATGGGCAAAACCGGCCGTCGCCGCCCTGCTGCAAAATAATATTATGCTCGGCAGCGCGCAAGGCTTCCAAGGCAGTGAATCCATAACACGCGCACAGCTTGCTGCCATGCTGGGACGGATTTTGCCAGAAGCACAAAATAATACAGCTTCATCGTTCAAAGATCAATCCACCATTCCAGCTTGGGCCTCTGATGGTATTCAGAAAGCTATCGAGCTTGGCATCTTCAAAGGCTACCCGGACGGAAGCTTCCAACCGGATAAAACGTTGACGCGCGCTGAAATGGCGGCCGTCATCACGCGATTGATGGATTATTTGATCCAACAGCCGAATCAATAA
- a CDS encoding IS1182 family transposase (programmed frameshift), with amino-acid sequence MLRSNRDKQQSYEFVSIEDLVPVDHMLRKIDKYIDFSFIDEKVRHLYSQDNGRPAIDPLVLFKMIFLGYFYGIRSERQLEREVQTNLAYRWFLGLGLTDRVPDHTTISWNRRTRFKDTSVFQDIFDEIVLQAVSHRMVGGRVLVSDSTHVKANANKNKYTKEQVKQNTRDYLDELNAAVETDRQTQGKKPLKPREEVNEDKEVKVSTTDPDSGYMFREGKPEGFFYLDHRTVDVKYNLITDVFVTAGNVHDSVPYLSRLDRQRKRFGFEVEAVALDSGYMTTPICKGLEERKIFGVIAHRRFHPTQGLYPKWKFTYEAERNVYRCPEQQELVYRTTDRHGYRHYASDPKRCAACPVLEKCTRSRNKRKIVTRHIWENSKEQVRLNRLSKSGKRLYRKRKETIERSFADAKQLHGFRYCRLRGLRNATEQALMTAAVQNMKKIALYLERRAQ; translated from the exons ATGCTGCGTTCTAATCGAGATAAACAACAAAGTTACGAGTTCGTTTCCATAGAAGACTTAGTGCCTGTTGATCATATGCTTCGCAAGATCGACAAGTATATTGATTTTTCCTTTATTGATGAAAAGGTTCGACATCTGTATTCACAAGATAACGGGCGTCCAGCCATTGATCCGCTTGTTCTTTTCAAGATGATCTTTCTGGGCTATTTCTACGGGATTCGTTCCGAACGTCAGCTTGAACGCGAAGTGCAAACGAATCTCGCGTATCGTTGGTTTTTAGGACTGGGATTAACGGATCGTGTGCCTGACCATACAACGATTAGTTGGAACCGGCGTACCCGGTTTAAAGATACTTCTGTTTTTCAAGACATCTTTGATGAGATTGTGCTGCAAGCCGTCTCGCATCGCATGGTTGGCGGCCGTGTGCTGGTTTCGGATTCGACCCATGTCAAAGCGAACGCGAACAAAAACAAATACACGAAAGAACAAGTCAAGCAAAACACAAGAGATTATCTCGATGAGCTAAATGCAGCCGTTGAAACGGATCGTCAAACCCAAGGAAAAAAGC CACTAAAACCACGGGAGGAGGTGAACGAGGACAAGGAAGTGAAGGTGAGCACAACGGATCCGGACAGCGGATATATGTTTCGGGAAGGCAAGCCAGAAGGCTTCTTTTATTTGGATCATCGCACCGTTGATGTGAAGTACAACCTCATTACCGATGTTTTCGTAACCGCAGGCAACGTCCATGATTCCGTCCCGTATCTCTCTCGATTAGACCGTCAGCGTAAACGTTTTGGTTTTGAGGTAGAAGCCGTTGCTTTAGATTCAGGCTACATGACCACGCCCATTTGCAAAGGGCTGGAAGAACGTAAAATCTTTGGTGTCATCGCGCATCGCAGATTTCATCCCACGCAAGGGTTGTACCCGAAGTGGAAATTCACGTATGAGGCCGAGCGAAACGTGTACCGCTGTCCCGAGCAGCAGGAACTGGTGTACCGCACGACGGATCGTCACGGGTACCGACATTATGCTTCGGATCCGAAGAGGTGTGCCGCTTGTCCTGTCCTGGAAAAATGTACGCGATCTCGCAACAAGCGAAAGATCGTCACGCGGCACATCTGGGAGAATAGTAAGGAGCAAGTGCGATTAAACCGCCTCAGCAAGTCAGGCAAAAGGCTATACCGAAAACGAAAAGAGACGATTGAGCGAAGCTTCGCGGATGCTAAACAGCTCCATGGGTTTCGCTATTGCCGGTTGCGGGGACTGCGCAATGCTACGGAGCAAGCGCTGATGACCGCAGCCGTGCAAAACATGAAGAAGATCGCCCTCTATCTTGAAAGGAGGGCGCAATAG
- a CDS encoding sulfite exporter TauE/SafE family protein — MDAGILSVLAIGFLLGIKHALEPDHVIAVSTIAIKSKHIGKSAFSGVFWGIGHSLTLFIVGFILMAMRSEMTEKWAMSLEFLVGVMIVVLGVNTIISLRSMRANANVDASAKESQHFHGSYRKSLLIGIIHGLAGSGAMVILTMSTVNSISEGLIYIAVFGVGTVIGMLCFTTFISIPFILSSSRFKLNRVLIGATGIVSAVFGLYYMYNLGVNEGLFGLWV; from the coding sequence ATGGACGCGGGTATACTCTCTGTGCTGGCCATCGGGTTTCTGCTCGGCATCAAGCATGCGCTTGAGCCGGATCATGTTATTGCGGTATCCACGATTGCGATTAAAAGCAAGCATATCGGCAAATCCGCTTTTTCTGGCGTATTTTGGGGGATCGGACATTCGCTGACGCTGTTTATTGTCGGGTTTATCCTCATGGCCATGAGAAGTGAAATGACGGAAAAATGGGCGATGTCCTTAGAGTTTCTCGTTGGAGTGATGATCGTAGTACTGGGAGTGAATACGATTATTTCGCTTAGAAGCATGCGAGCGAATGCGAATGTGGATGCGAGTGCTAAGGAAAGCCAGCATTTTCATGGCTCCTATCGTAAATCTTTGCTGATTGGCATCATTCATGGCCTCGCTGGCAGTGGAGCGATGGTCATCCTCACGATGAGCACTGTGAACAGTATTAGCGAAGGGCTGATCTATATCGCTGTATTTGGTGTTGGTACGGTAATCGGCATGCTGTGCTTTACCACCTTCATCAGCATTCCGTTTATTCTCTCTTCCAGCCGCTTTAAGCTCAATCGCGTCCTAATTGGGGCAACCGGCATCGTTAGCGCTGTATTTGGCTTGTATTATATGTATAATCTAGGTGTGAATGAAGGATTGTTCGGATTATGGGTTTAG